From the Bacteroidota bacterium genome, the window TTTTTCCTCCACTTGTTACAGGTGCATCTTTTAAACCTGCATTTATACCTGTTGATACTGTTCGGTTTTTTTTAAAATCTACAAGTATTACTTCTATCATTATTACTGGTACAACCCGGTCTATATCTCGTATAAATGTTTCTATTTCTACAATTCTTGGCAGAGACCCGCTTAATATAAAACTGTTTAGATCTGGAAACGTTTTAATTTCTACTCCCTTCTTTAAATCGACTGGAATAAAATCAATTACTTTATCGATGGTCCTGTTTTGCAATTGTACAACTTTTGTTGCGCGTAGCCCCTCTAAATTTCTGTCACCCATAAGGTAAATTTCCCCCTCCTTTCTAAAGGTGAAATCAGTTCCATTTAAAAGATAGCTTAAAAACTGATCATAACTAACATTCTTAATTTTTAAAGTTGCATTGCCTTTTGGTTCTGAAAATAGAAAGTAATTCTTTCCTGTTTCAAATGACACTCCACTAATAATATCTAAAATAGGAATATTTACTGCATCTACAGTTAATAAATTGTTATCAACTTTAATATTAAAATCGGCCCCTCCAGTGTTTATTGACTGATAGTTTCCTTTTTTATTGTTTTTTTCTGATTTGCCAACAGGAACATTTGTTTCAGCATCTTTTTTTTCTATAAGATAGGAATTATCTTCTGTTTTAGTAATTTTTAAATCATTTGCAAATGCAAACTTTTCAAGAGAATTTTCGAAGGAAATATTCTGAATAAAACCATTTACCACTTTTTGACCTAAATAAGGAGCATGTACTACATTTTTTTGTGATAACCTTGTAATTTCTTTAGTCACCAAATATAGGCTGTCATCCTTTAAATCAAGTCCCAATATGTCACTAGCCGAATTATAGGTTATTGCAAGTCTTTTTGGTACGTAAATTACAGGTTCAGGAAGGGGAATAGAGTACTGGGAAAAGGACATAATTGATCCAATAAAATTTATTTCTAAGTCATACTTTTCTACTAAAAACAAGATTATATCCATTACAGTGACATTCGAAAAATTATTGGTAATACTTAATTTTAGTCCTGGATCAATGCTTATGTTTAAGTTGTTAGAGACTCCCAATCCACGGATGAATTCCTGTAAGGAAACATTGGTAACAGAAAGATCTACTTTTTCAATTAAACCAGGATTTGATTTTGCCAATTCCATTAGCTTAATTTCTATTGCTGATAACCGCTCCTGTTTTTGGGCTGTTAATGAATTAATGGAAATAAAAAAGATAAAAATTCCAAGTAATAATTTAATTATTGTTTTCAAAAGTCAGTTAATAATTGTTTAATAATATAGGATATACTTCCTCTACGGATGTTTCTCCATTTTCAAGCATTTCAAAAGCATTATCCGTAAGGGTTTTAATTTTCTTTTCTAATAAAAGGGAACCAATTGAGAAAATGCTATTCTTTATACTTTCGGCAAATTCATAATCGATTGGAATAACTTCATAAATTGCCCTTCTGCCTTTGTAGCCTGTGTAGTAACATGACTCACATCCAACAGCCATATGATGCTCACTTATTAATTTCTTTGGTTTAAAATGCAATGGGAATAATTTTTCAGTAAACTGTTCTTTTTTCTTACAATCATTACATAACAATCTTATTAGGCGTTGGGCTACAGAAGTGTTTAAAGTACTTGCAAGCAGGTATGGAGGAACTCCCATATCAATGAGCCTGGAAACTGTTCCCCAAGCAGAATTTGTATGTATGGTAGATAATACCATATGGCCGGTTAAGGCAGCACGAATCGCG encodes:
- a CDS encoding general secretion pathway protein GspD, coding for MKTIIKLLLGIFIFFISINSLTAQKQERLSAIEIKLMELAKSNPGLIEKVDLSVTNVSLQEFIRGLGVSNNLNISIDPGLKLSITNNFSNVTVMDIILFLVEKYDLEINFIGSIMSFSQYSIPLPEPVIYVPKRLAITYNSASDILGLDLKDDSLYLVTKEITRLSQKNVVHAPYLGQKVVNGFIQNISFENSLEKFAFANDLKITKTEDNSYLIEKKDAETNVPVGKSEKNNKKGNYQSINTGGADFNIKVDNNLLTVDAVNIPILDIISGVSFETGKNYFLFSEPKGNATLKIKNVSYDQFLSYLLNGTDFTFRKEGEIYLMGDRNLEGLRATKVVQLQNRTIDKVIDFIPVDLKKGVEIKTFPDLNSFILSGSLPRIVEIETFIRDIDRVVPVIMIEVILVDFKKNRTVSTGINAGLKDAPVTSGGKISPGIDFTFSASSINNLISIFNGFGVFNLGKVTPNFYLSIKALEEQGILNTRSTPKLATLNGNEAKMSIGKTEYYLEISNNVIGSQNPQNIISQQYKSVNADLSLTIKPIVSGDDQITLDIRVQQSDFTARINPNAPPGTVKRDFQSLIRVKNEEMIILGGLEEESTSDTGSGLPLLSRIPVLKWIFSSRINSKSKSKLNIFIKPTIIY